From the genome of Verrucomicrobiia bacterium:
GAAGGGAAACGCAAAGTCACGCCGATACGCCGCGGCAATTTGCCCCAGGGCCGCCCGCAGGTCCGCCACTTCGATCACGGCGCAAGATTGCGGGTCCGCGGGCGCGCGGCCGGTCCGCACAAGCACAGCCGCGGCCTTTTTCACCACGTCCGGCAGAAAGTCGTGGGCATCGAACCGTTCGCCGGCCAGCGCGATGAACAAATCCCCCGCCTGCACCTGGCGCGAGTCGGTGCACACGCGTTGCACCAGCCGCCCGGCATCACCCGCAACGATTTTTCCGCCGCAGGCTTCGGTGATAAATTTTAACGGACGAGCTTCCACAGGTTTGCTTCAGATTCAATTGCCCTCTCCACCCCGGCGCACTGTCAGGCGGATGGCTTCGACGTCGCGTCCGGCGCGAGCCAGTGGCTGCTGGCCAGCGAAGGATGCGTCGGCACCGGACGACCGTTGGCCCAGGTTGGCTTCGGCGCCCCGTGTTCCACGTCCACCACCACCGGTTTGTCGGGACGGACCGGCGACCGGCGCGGCGCGGCGCCTTCCGTGACGGCGGCGGCAAACAACCGGTGCGAGATTTGCATCTGGGTGTTCATGGGCGTCCTGGGTTTAGTCGTTTACCAACCGGGCGGAGGCCGTCCGGATCGGACGGCCTTCCGCTCCGGCGTCGAACACTCCCGGCTTTCCGGGCTCCTCCGCTCGGTCGGGCCGGATGTTCAAATAGCTGGCGGCGCGTTCCGCAATTTCATGAAAGATGGGAGCGGCCGTCTGACCGCCGTAGTAACTGCCCTTGGGCTGATCCAAAACGACGGAAATGCACAGCTCGGGATTGTCCGCCGGGAAAAAGCCGATGAACGAGGCGAAGTATTTTCCGGAAACGTAAGTGCCGTGTTCCACCTTCTGGGCGGTGCCCGTTTTGCCGGCCACGGTGTAGTGGTCCAGGGCCGCCTTGGGGGCCGTGCCCTCCGGCGTGGGCACGGTTTTCAGCGCCTGCACGATGTCCCGGCAGGCTTCTTCACTGACGACCCGCCGCACCGGCTGCGGCGCATACTTGGCCAGCACGGTTCCCTGCGCGTCCTCCAACCGGTCCACCAGCATGGGGCGCATCAGGACGCCCTTGTTGGCCAGTGTCGCCATCGCCATCGCCATCTGCAACCGCGTGACACCGATGCCGTGCCCCATGGGAATCTGGGCGATCGAAACCTTGCTCCAGCTTTTCGGCGGATACACGAGGCCGGAGATTTCACCCGGCAGCGAAATCCCCGTGCGGTCGCCAAAGCCGAAGGTGCGAATGTAGTTGTAGAGCCGGTCCTCGCCCAGCGCGATGCCGATCTTGGCCGCCCCGATGTTGGACGATTTGGTGATGATCTGCTCGACGGTCAGATTGCCGTAGGATTCGTGGTCGTGCAGCACGCGGCCGCCATAGGCAAAATGACCGTTCTCGCAGAAGAACGAATCGGAAAGCCGCACGACCTTTTCGTTCAAGCCGCCGGACACAACCACGATCTTGAAGGTCGAGCCCGGCTCCATGATGTCGGAAATGACGCGGTTGCGCCGGTCGTCCGGCGTGGACGCGCCGAGGTTGTTCGGGTCAAACGTTGGCAGCGTCGCCATGGCCAGGATTTCGCCTGTGCGCGGCCGGACGACAACCCCGCAAATGCTGATGGGCGAGAATTTCTGCATGCCCTCCTGCAGGGCGTTCTCGACGATGTTTTGAATGACCGAATCAATCGTCAGCACGACGTTGCAGCCGTCATGCGGTTCGACGTCCTGGTCGCGCAGCCAGACAACTTCGTGCTTGCGGTTGTCGGTTTCGGTGATGCGCCAGCCGCGCACGCCGCTGAGCTTGGAGTTGAGCGCGCGTTCGATGCCATACATGCCGGTCGTCTCAATGATCCGCTCGCCGTTGTATTCCTTTTCTGCGGTGCCCACGTAACCGAGCACGTGCGCCGCCAGTTGCTGGTTGGGATACACGCGCAACTGGTCGTCAAGCGAATCGGCGAAGACCGCCTTGCTGCGCAGGTCGCGCAGGAAGGTGCGCTCGGACTTGGACAGGTGGTTTTCATCGACGCTGAAATTGAGATGCGCCATGGCCTCCTGAACCTTCTGCCAGGTCTCGACCGGCACCTTGCGCTTGAGCACAACGTAGCGGTTGGTGATGACCTGACCGGACTGGTTCGTGCGCACCTGGGGCAGCAGCCGGGCGTAGAGTTCGTTGGCATCGAGCTGCAACACCGGCGCCACGGCGCGGGCCACGTCCGCCTGCCGGTTCCCCAGCAGCACCGGATCGGCACAGACGGTTTTAACAAACACGCTCGTCGCCAGCAGATTGCCTTTGACGTCCAGAATGTCGCCGCGGCGCGCCTCACGGAGGAATTCGCGCTGCGTATTTTGCTGGGCGAGCTGGGCCAGTTCATCGTGGCGCAGCACCTGCAAATCCACCAGTCGGTAGATGAGCCCCGCGAAGCCGAGGCCCAGCAGGAGCACCAGCATCAGCACGCGGAAAAATTGCAGTCGTTTGGCCATGATCAAAGCCACCAGCCGCCCGCGGCCATCGGTTCCTCATCCGACGGCGACACGGGCGGCGGGGCAAAAGTGCTAAGGTGTTTTCGGGTCGTTCGGGCGCGCGCCGGCCACCCGGGCGCGTTGCCGGCCACCCGCGGCGGCCGGTTCCTCATCCGACCGCGGCGCGGGTGGCGGCAAAAAAGTTTCATACAATCAGGGCACGGCCAGCGTCCCTTGACGCGCCGCATACTGGGTTTCGTGCGCGGGTTCGGGCACGGCCGGCTCCGGCGCGGGCTCGACCAGGCGCATCACCTGCATGGGCGCCGCCGGCACGAGGCCGAGATTCAGCTCCCGCACGCGACGTTCAAGCTGCGGCGGCGACTGCAGCATGGCGAGCTGCTTGCGCAGCTTTTCATTGCTGAGCTTCAACTCGTCCAGGCGCTGCTCGCGCTGCTTGATCTGCTTGGCCAGGTTGTCGATCTGGCTCTTCTGCCAGACGTAACCGACGCCTGAACCGCCAATGAGCATGCACAGCACAAACGCCCGCAGCGCCGGTCCGAACCGGACCGCCGCCGTTTGATGTTTGCGATTGCGTGCCATTTTAAATTTTCTCCATCACCCGCAACT
Proteins encoded in this window:
- a CDS encoding penicillin-binding protein 2, translated to MAKRLQFFRVLMLVLLLGLGFAGLIYRLVDLQVLRHDELAQLAQQNTQREFLREARRGDILDVKGNLLATSVFVKTVCADPVLLGNRQADVARAVAPVLQLDANELYARLLPQVRTNQSGQVITNRYVVLKRKVPVETWQKVQEAMAHLNFSVDENHLSKSERTFLRDLRSKAVFADSLDDQLRVYPNQQLAAHVLGYVGTAEKEYNGERIIETTGMYGIERALNSKLSGVRGWRITETDNRKHEVVWLRDQDVEPHDGCNVVLTIDSVIQNIVENALQEGMQKFSPISICGVVVRPRTGEILAMATLPTFDPNNLGASTPDDRRNRVISDIMEPGSTFKIVVVSGGLNEKVVRLSDSFFCENGHFAYGGRVLHDHESYGNLTVEQIITKSSNIGAAKIGIALGEDRLYNYIRTFGFGDRTGISLPGEISGLVYPPKSWSKVSIAQIPMGHGIGVTRLQMAMAMATLANKGVLMRPMLVDRLEDAQGTVLAKYAPQPVRRVVSEEACRDIVQALKTVPTPEGTAPKAALDHYTVAGKTGTAQKVEHGTYVSGKYFASFIGFFPADNPELCISVVLDQPKGSYYGGQTAAPIFHEIAERAASYLNIRPDRAEEPGKPGVFDAGAEGRPIRTASARLVND